In a genomic window of Dyadobacter fermentans DSM 18053:
- a CDS encoding UvrD-helicase domain-containing protein — protein MFKVYSSSAGSGKTYTLTKEYLKLALHSNSELYFRHILAVTFTNAAANEMKDRILLMLRTFAAYTETDAQPHPMMRDVVVEMYPDTEHNTELFAGACQLIAARAQMVFGQILHRYSDFSVMTIDKFTQRLISSFTDELGIPFIFETQLDSDLLDGAVDRLLARIGQEGEEVLTDIVEKYYRENAEEGKNWGALPMQIRDTAGTLLSEQSYMQMKRVEELKMEDWIAVRRQMREFVRGREDMMTKDARNAFELIQSTYLSEKDFHQSGRGIYGYFRDRAEGKKLWMEPNSYVYKTIGEGVWYGAKTPAPIRDEIERLRTDLENYFHQIENIRSSETGKITLYNQLDRHIYNLSLLGEIRKEFDALLKQNNQVHISDFNRKIVDIVAREPVPFIFERLGEKYNHILVDEFQDTSKLQFANLLPLIENALSGGYFNLIVGDAKQSIYRFRGGDMDLILHLAQSQVMRLGSILGDSPFNEERLFALDNYLHINHLKTNRRSFREVTEFNNRFFGFIADSLGDEYPLIREVYDEHFSQEIPEGVSEGGHVEIEFLEMNDAPEEGAEENSSDQMSRRSLELVNSLRSEGYHWRDIAILCRKKKEATMLANTLKEAGFPLISDDALSLAYSRSVHFIVSFMKVLHSSDHRLARYEAAYLFHQVIRRQNPAPHEYEEIRMLCEERGLDSFLGYFRKWDISITSFKMRQVSVFELTELLMQQFGLFRQQLESEYLFRFLDVVLEFGNRKSNHLGDFLNYWESARYKFSITVPDNTDAIRITTIHKSKGLEYPVVIIPYAQWKVSPNARLDRLWVDMDEVDYDEIRLADKPHYANAKLRSSMVSVVKELENTVVGEQYREERMRTLIENLNLLYVAFTRPVQRLYVLAKRERRWESGQQVNHWLRDYLGQEGFVPAWDETISRYVISEDPRDGTPGRLRHAHVSAGTSPFVMKSILSNDRTESLRLRRMADRIFDVQTFEPRHDRLQKMRYLLTRLKTVSDLPDALEKLVGEGIFTRKETREIESLTRSLLQDAALQVLYQDENHIQINKELLIPGGKMLHIDRVVQQPGGEYIFMSFVGGNSADEPRRHLKKLIKAFMEGGKVSRGVLITLEDELVEWVDA, from the coding sequence GTGTTTAAAGTTTACAGTTCATCGGCAGGTTCGGGAAAAACCTACACGCTCACCAAAGAATACCTCAAACTGGCCCTGCATTCCAATTCGGAATTGTATTTCAGGCATATCCTGGCCGTTACATTCACCAATGCGGCTGCCAATGAAATGAAGGACCGCATCCTGCTGATGCTCCGCACATTTGCGGCCTACACCGAAACCGACGCGCAGCCGCATCCGATGATGCGCGACGTAGTGGTCGAAATGTACCCTGATACCGAACATAATACGGAACTTTTTGCAGGTGCGTGCCAGCTGATCGCCGCGCGGGCGCAAATGGTTTTCGGGCAAATCCTGCACCGCTATTCCGACTTTTCGGTGATGACGATCGACAAGTTTACCCAGCGGCTCATCAGCAGCTTTACCGACGAACTGGGCATTCCATTCATATTTGAAACACAACTTGACAGCGACCTGCTTGACGGCGCCGTGGACCGCCTGCTGGCCCGCATTGGGCAGGAAGGCGAGGAGGTGCTCACCGATATTGTAGAAAAATACTACCGCGAGAATGCGGAGGAAGGCAAAAACTGGGGCGCATTGCCAATGCAGATCCGCGACACGGCGGGCACTTTGCTGAGCGAGCAGAGCTACATGCAGATGAAGCGCGTGGAAGAATTGAAAATGGAGGATTGGATCGCGGTGCGCAGGCAAATGCGAGAGTTCGTACGCGGGCGGGAGGACATGATGACCAAGGACGCGAGGAATGCTTTTGAACTCATTCAATCCACATACCTGTCCGAAAAAGACTTTCACCAGAGCGGCCGGGGCATTTACGGCTACTTCCGCGATCGTGCGGAGGGCAAAAAGCTCTGGATGGAGCCCAATTCCTACGTTTATAAAACCATTGGTGAGGGGGTGTGGTATGGTGCAAAAACACCCGCGCCCATCCGCGACGAAATCGAGCGGCTGCGGACGGACCTTGAAAACTATTTTCACCAGATCGAAAACATCCGCTCTTCCGAGACCGGAAAAATTACATTGTACAACCAGCTCGACAGGCATATTTACAACCTGTCGCTACTGGGCGAAATCCGCAAGGAGTTTGACGCGCTGCTGAAACAGAACAACCAGGTGCATATTTCGGACTTCAACCGGAAGATCGTTGACATTGTAGCACGCGAACCGGTGCCGTTTATCTTTGAGCGGCTCGGAGAAAAGTACAATCACATTCTTGTCGACGAGTTTCAGGATACGTCCAAGCTGCAATTCGCGAACTTGCTGCCGCTGATCGAAAATGCATTGTCGGGCGGGTATTTCAACCTCATTGTAGGCGATGCGAAGCAGTCGATTTACCGGTTCCGCGGCGGGGATATGGACCTGATATTGCATTTGGCACAAAGCCAGGTAATGCGGCTGGGCAGCATACTCGGCGACAGCCCGTTCAACGAAGAACGGCTGTTTGCATTGGATAACTACCTGCATATCAATCACCTCAAAACAAACCGCCGCAGCTTCCGGGAGGTGACCGAATTCAACAACCGTTTCTTCGGCTTTATCGCCGACTCGCTGGGCGATGAATACCCGCTGATCCGCGAGGTGTACGACGAGCATTTTAGTCAGGAAATACCGGAGGGCGTGAGCGAGGGCGGCCATGTGGAAATAGAATTCCTCGAAATGAACGACGCGCCTGAGGAAGGCGCCGAGGAAAACTCTTCCGATCAGATGTCGCGGCGGTCGCTGGAACTGGTGAACAGCCTTCGTTCAGAGGGTTACCACTGGCGCGACATCGCGATTTTGTGCAGAAAGAAAAAAGAAGCCACGATGCTGGCCAACACGCTGAAAGAGGCTGGTTTCCCGCTCATTTCCGACGACGCCTTGTCGCTGGCCTATTCGCGGTCGGTGCATTTCATCGTGTCGTTCATGAAAGTGCTGCACAGCTCCGATCACCGGCTCGCGCGGTACGAGGCGGCCTATCTGTTCCATCAGGTGATCCGCCGGCAAAATCCCGCGCCACACGAATACGAGGAAATCAGGATGCTCTGCGAAGAGCGCGGGCTCGATAGTTTCCTCGGGTATTTCAGGAAATGGGACATCAGTATTACCTCCTTCAAAATGCGGCAGGTGTCGGTATTTGAACTAACGGAACTGCTGATGCAGCAATTCGGGCTGTTCAGGCAGCAGCTGGAAAGCGAATACCTGTTCCGTTTCCTGGATGTGGTGCTCGAATTCGGCAACCGGAAAAGCAACCACCTCGGTGATTTTTTGAATTATTGGGAATCAGCAAGATACAAGTTTTCGATCACCGTTCCCGACAACACCGATGCCATTCGCATTACCACTATCCACAAGTCGAAAGGATTGGAATATCCCGTGGTGATCATTCCGTATGCCCAATGGAAAGTGAGCCCTAATGCACGGCTCGACAGGCTTTGGGTGGATATGGATGAGGTGGATTACGACGAAATCCGCCTGGCCGACAAGCCGCATTATGCGAATGCCAAACTGCGGAGCTCGATGGTATCGGTCGTAAAAGAACTTGAAAATACCGTGGTGGGCGAGCAGTACCGCGAAGAACGCATGCGGACGCTGATCGAAAACCTCAACCTGCTTTACGTGGCCTTCACACGGCCGGTGCAGCGCCTTTACGTGCTGGCGAAGCGGGAGCGCAGGTGGGAGTCTGGGCAGCAGGTCAACCACTGGCTGCGCGATTACCTGGGCCAGGAGGGCTTCGTGCCGGCCTGGGACGAAACAATTTCCCGGTACGTCATTTCAGAGGACCCGCGCGATGGAACGCCCGGTCGCTTGCGCCACGCACACGTGAGCGCAGGAACGAGTCCGTTTGTGATGAAAAGCATACTGAGCAACGACCGCACCGAATCGCTGCGCCTGCGCCGCATGGCCGATCGCATTTTCGACGTGCAAACCTTCGAGCCGCGCCACGACCGCCTGCAAAAAATGCGCTATCTGCTTACCCGGCTGAAAACCGTTTCCGACCTGCCCGATGCACTGGAAAAGCTGGTAGGCGAAGGGATTTTTACAAGAAAGGAGACGCGTGAGATCGAAAGCCTTACCCGCTCGCTGTTGCAGGACGCGGCGCTGCAAGTGCTTTATCAGGATGAAAACCACATTCAGATCAACAAGGAGCTGCTGATACCCGGTGGGAAAATGCTGCATATAGACAGGGTCGTTCAACAGCCGGGCGGGGAATATATCTTTATGTCGTTCGTCGGCGGCAACAGTGCCGATGAGCCGCGGCGCCATTTGAAGAAGCTGATCAAGGCTTTTATGGAAGGCGGAAAAGTGTCGCGCGGCGTGCTCATTACGCTTGAAGATGAGCTGGTTGAGTGGGTAGACGCGTAG
- the hisC gene encoding histidinol-phosphate transaminase, which translates to MNNSFDLQKLLRPHILTLAPYSSARDEYTGHVGVFLDANENPYGSVTGENFNRYPDPYQAEIKQKLSPIKQVSPDRIFLGNGSDEPIDLLTRATCTPGQDRVIIMPPTYGMYEVSASIHDVKLDKVSLTSDYHIDTQAVLDAVTPLTKIIWICSPNNPTGNVMQRDAIQTILENFAGLVVVDEAYIDFTDEPSWIQHLDQYPNLVVLQTFSKAWGLAGIRVGMCFASPELIRILNKIKPPYNISLPAQQALLEGLNGIGKKDRMVADILEQRDALTGMLQSLPIVVKIHPTDANFLLVQFEDAKGVMDYLIHETIIVRDRSRVHLCEGCLRITVGTKEENEVLIESLKKFHPRNVIV; encoded by the coding sequence ATGAATAACAGTTTCGATCTACAAAAACTTCTCCGCCCGCACATCCTCACGCTGGCCCCGTATTCATCCGCCAGAGACGAATATACCGGCCATGTAGGCGTGTTCCTGGATGCCAACGAGAATCCCTACGGTTCGGTAACGGGTGAGAACTTTAACCGCTATCCCGACCCTTACCAGGCCGAAATCAAGCAGAAACTGAGCCCGATCAAGCAGGTAAGCCCCGACCGTATTTTCCTCGGTAACGGCAGCGACGAACCGATCGACCTGCTCACCCGCGCTACGTGCACGCCCGGGCAGGACCGGGTGATCATCATGCCGCCCACCTACGGCATGTACGAAGTAAGCGCATCGATCCACGATGTGAAACTGGACAAAGTATCGCTGACATCCGACTATCATATCGACACACAGGCTGTCCTGGACGCGGTAACGCCATTGACCAAGATCATCTGGATCTGCTCCCCAAACAACCCGACGGGCAATGTGATGCAGCGCGACGCCATTCAAACCATCCTCGAAAACTTCGCCGGACTGGTGGTGGTGGATGAAGCTTACATTGACTTCACCGACGAGCCTTCATGGATTCAGCACCTGGACCAATATCCTAACCTGGTGGTGTTGCAGACGTTCTCCAAAGCCTGGGGACTAGCCGGTATCCGCGTAGGCATGTGTTTTGCTTCTCCTGAACTGATCCGCATCCTGAACAAGATCAAACCGCCATACAACATCAGCTTGCCCGCGCAGCAGGCATTGCTCGAAGGCCTGAACGGCATCGGGAAAAAAGACCGGATGGTGGCCGACATTCTCGAACAGCGTGATGCATTGACCGGCATGCTGCAAAGCCTGCCGATTGTGGTGAAAATCCACCCGACCGACGCCAACTTCCTGCTCGTGCAGTTTGAAGATGCGAAAGGAGTGATGGACTATCTGATCCACGAAACGATCATCGTTCGCGACCGCTCGCGCGTACATTTGTGTGAGGGATGCCTCCGGATTACTGTGGGAACGAAAGAAGAAAACGAAGTTTTGATCGAATCATTAAAGAAATTCCATCCCCGGAACGTTATTGTGTAG
- a CDS encoding RES family NAD+ phosphorylase yields MELFRITRSEYQEDLSGIGAFYYGGRWNSPRNAMLYTSSHRSLAMLEVLVHWHKTVTPPNYVIVSLALPDNLATIAEPKLIPDWPEDQRWSRDTGDAWLKAGDSLLFKVPSVVVKAEQNYLVNPMHPDVVSLRITDIEPLNFDKRLFKKI; encoded by the coding sequence ATGGAGCTATTCAGGATAACACGATCGGAATATCAGGAGGATTTGAGTGGAATAGGGGCTTTTTACTACGGAGGACGATGGAATTCCCCGAGAAACGCCATGCTTTACACTTCATCGCACCGTTCACTGGCCATGCTGGAAGTGCTCGTGCACTGGCATAAAACAGTAACTCCCCCGAATTACGTGATCGTTTCCCTGGCATTGCCCGATAACCTGGCAACCATTGCCGAACCGAAGCTGATCCCCGACTGGCCCGAAGACCAGCGATGGAGCAGGGATACCGGCGACGCGTGGCTGAAAGCCGGCGATAGCCTCCTTTTTAAAGTACCGTCGGTGGTGGTAAAAGCGGAGCAGAATTACCTGGTGAACCCGATGCATCCCGACGTCGTTTCCCTTCGCATTACCGATATCGAGCCGCTGAATTTCGACAAAAGGCTCTTCAAGAAAATCTAG
- a CDS encoding antitoxin Xre/MbcA/ParS toxin-binding domain-containing protein codes for MTAYMVNERLGGYGILKHAVKDDFDLAYLAENGVPKASIQHLADSIGMDIKDVIALLPVTSRNLQRYNDIDLLSNVVSDHLIALADLFSVGNRALGKEYFLDWLNNEVPALGSEKPISFLRTHAGIELVKTELGRMEHGIFA; via the coding sequence ATGACAGCATACATGGTTAACGAACGTTTGGGAGGTTACGGAATCCTCAAACATGCTGTAAAAGATGATTTCGACCTGGCTTACCTGGCCGAAAACGGCGTTCCGAAAGCTTCTATCCAGCATCTGGCTGATTCGATCGGGATGGATATTAAAGATGTGATTGCGCTGCTGCCGGTTACTTCACGCAACTTACAGCGTTACAATGACATCGATCTGCTCAGCAATGTAGTTTCTGATCACCTGATCGCCCTCGCTGATCTCTTCTCGGTAGGGAACAGGGCTTTGGGGAAAGAATATTTCCTCGATTGGCTGAACAACGAGGTGCCTGCGCTGGGAAGTGAGAAACCTATCAGCTTTTTGCGGACCCATGCGGGTATTGAGCTGGTAAAAACCGAATTGGGGCGCATGGAACACGGTATTTTCGCTTAA
- the hisD gene encoding histidinol dehydrogenase: MNIIPFPEREQWPALLARPVLEARDIEARVQPVLEQVKNEGDAGIKALALKFDKIELTDLAFSEKDIAEAGDKLDDALKAAIGQAYENICKFHKGQLQAPEKVETMPGVTCWRKSVGIEKVGIYIPGGSAPLFSTVLMLGIPAQIAGCKEVVLCTPSDHPAILYAAKLVGVTKAFRIGGAQAIAAMAYGTESVPKVYKIFGPGNQYVTTAKMLVSKEGVAIDMPAGPSEVAIFADDTALPCFVAADLLSQAEHGADSQVLLVSTSKKLLASVNIALAEQLEALPRKDLAAQAMANSKAILVETGDEAIEMLNQYAAEHLILSIANAEAVTEKIYNAGSIFLGNYTPESCGDYASGTNHTLPTNGYARAYSGVSVDSFVKKITVQHITEEGIRNIGPVVEAMAEAESLDAHKKAVTIRLKSLL, from the coding sequence ATGAATATCATTCCATTTCCGGAAAGGGAACAATGGCCCGCATTGCTGGCACGGCCCGTTCTGGAAGCCAGGGACATCGAAGCGCGGGTGCAGCCTGTGCTCGAACAAGTGAAAAATGAAGGCGACGCAGGCATTAAAGCCCTCGCCCTGAAATTCGATAAAATAGAACTGACCGACCTCGCATTCTCCGAAAAGGACATTGCCGAGGCTGGCGACAAGCTCGACGACGCGTTGAAAGCGGCGATCGGTCAGGCTTACGAGAATATCTGCAAATTCCACAAAGGCCAGCTCCAGGCGCCCGAGAAGGTGGAAACCATGCCCGGCGTGACCTGCTGGCGTAAAAGCGTGGGGATCGAAAAGGTGGGGATTTATATTCCCGGCGGCTCGGCGCCACTGTTCAGTACGGTGCTGATGCTCGGTATTCCGGCGCAAATTGCTGGTTGCAAGGAAGTGGTGCTCTGCACACCGTCCGATCACCCGGCGATTTTATATGCGGCCAAACTCGTGGGCGTAACCAAGGCATTCCGCATCGGCGGCGCGCAGGCGATCGCGGCGATGGCCTACGGTACTGAGAGCGTTCCCAAAGTTTACAAGATATTTGGTCCTGGAAACCAGTACGTTACCACTGCCAAAATGCTGGTAAGCAAGGAAGGCGTGGCGATCGACATGCCGGCCGGACCGTCGGAAGTGGCGATTTTCGCGGACGACACGGCATTACCCTGCTTCGTGGCCGCGGATTTGCTTTCCCAGGCCGAGCACGGCGCCGATAGCCAGGTACTTCTGGTTTCTACCAGTAAAAAACTGCTTGCCTCGGTGAATATCGCATTGGCGGAACAGCTGGAAGCGCTGCCGCGTAAAGACCTGGCCGCACAAGCCATGGCGAACAGCAAGGCAATCCTCGTCGAAACCGGGGACGAAGCCATTGAAATGCTGAACCAATATGCAGCCGAGCACCTGATTTTGAGCATTGCCAATGCGGAAGCGGTAACCGAAAAAATTTACAATGCCGGCTCGATCTTCCTGGGCAATTACACGCCCGAATCCTGCGGGGATTACGCTTCGGGAACCAACCATACTTTGCCGACCAATGGCTATGCGAGGGCTTACAGCGGGGTATCCGTGGATAGTTTTGTGAAAAAAATCACCGTTCAGCATATTACCGAGGAGGGCATCCGCAACATCGGGCCCGTGGTGGAAGCCATGGCCGAAGCCGAATCGCTCGATGCCCATAAGAAGGCAGTGACCATTCGATTGAAAAGTCTTTTGTGA
- the hisG gene encoding ATP phosphoribosyltransferase — protein sequence MNDNILRIAIQKSGRLSEDSLKLIKECGIRFDNGAGKLKTDATNFPAEILFLRDDDIPGYVEDGVAHLGIVGENVSEESCKDVDTVHKLGFSKCRLSIGVLREQEYNGVQDLQGKAIATTYPRLLEQYLKSHDVTADIHEISGSVEIAPSIGLADAVCDIVSSGSTLLSNGLKEVETIFRSEAVMIASKHLSPVQQDLLDQLLFRIKSVQVAKNNKYILLNCPVDAVENITKFLPGMRSPTILPLATEGWCSLHSVINENEFWENIEKIRQAGAEGILVIPIEKMIV from the coding sequence ATGAATGATAATATTTTAAGAATTGCCATCCAGAAATCGGGCAGGCTTAGTGAAGATTCTTTAAAACTGATCAAAGAATGCGGCATCCGCTTCGACAACGGCGCGGGTAAACTCAAAACCGACGCGACGAACTTTCCCGCCGAGATCCTTTTCCTCCGCGACGACGATATTCCAGGTTATGTGGAAGACGGCGTGGCGCATCTGGGCATCGTTGGGGAGAACGTTTCCGAAGAATCGTGCAAGGATGTGGATACCGTTCACAAGCTGGGCTTCTCGAAATGCCGGTTATCCATCGGCGTGCTGCGCGAGCAGGAGTACAACGGCGTGCAGGATTTGCAGGGCAAAGCCATTGCCACCACTTACCCGCGTTTGCTGGAACAATATCTTAAATCTCATGATGTTACGGCTGATATCCACGAAATCAGCGGATCGGTGGAGATCGCGCCGAGCATTGGCCTGGCCGATGCCGTTTGCGACATCGTGAGCTCGGGCAGCACGCTGCTGAGCAACGGTTTGAAAGAAGTGGAAACGATTTTCCGCTCGGAGGCCGTGATGATCGCGAGCAAGCACCTCTCGCCCGTGCAGCAGGATCTGCTGGACCAGCTTTTGTTCCGTATCAAATCGGTGCAGGTGGCGAAGAACAACAAGTACATTTTGCTCAACTGCCCTGTGGATGCGGTGGAGAATATCACGAAGTTCCTGCCCGGCATGCGTTCCCCAACGATCCTGCCATTGGCGACGGAAGGCTGGTGCTCGCTGCATTCGGTGATCAACGAGAACGAGTTCTGGGAGAATATCGAAAAAATCCGCCAGGCTGGTGCAGAGGGGATTCTGGTGATCCCGATCGAGAAAATGATTGTTTAA
- the hisS gene encoding histidine--tRNA ligase yields the protein MSKPSLARGTRDFGPEQMAKRTFIFDTIRRSFQRYGFLPLETPAFENLSVLMGKYGEEGDQLLFKILNSGDYAGKLTDADWQAGSKPLTTKISEKGLRYDLTVPFARYVVMNRGTLAMPFKRYQIQPVWRADRPQKGRYREFYQCDADVVGTDSLLCEAEIVGLLHDILPALGINDFTVKINNRKILTGIADIIGAHGMEGPLCVAIDKLDKIGKDKVVEELLERGFASDSIDKLEPIFSLSADEDPFTELKSWLSESEVALKGIQELEEVWAMVKILGLENAKIEFDVTLARGLSYYTGAIFEVKAHHVQIGSISGGGRYDNLTGTFGVPGISGVGISLGVDRIYDVMEELNLFPDSQTTSTKVMISNFDEEAFTYGLSILPKFRKAGINSEIYPDSVKLKKQLDYADRKRIPFVILIGSDEIQSGLLTLKNMKTGEQQKLKAEDIITLLNR from the coding sequence ATGAGTAAACCATCTCTTGCCCGCGGAACCCGTGACTTTGGTCCGGAGCAAATGGCCAAGCGGACTTTCATTTTCGACACCATCCGACGCTCTTTCCAACGATACGGCTTTCTGCCATTAGAAACCCCCGCTTTCGAAAACCTGTCCGTTCTCATGGGCAAATATGGAGAGGAAGGCGACCAGCTTTTGTTCAAAATATTAAATTCCGGGGATTACGCCGGAAAGCTTACCGACGCCGACTGGCAAGCAGGCTCGAAGCCACTGACTACGAAAATTTCCGAAAAAGGCCTCCGCTACGACCTTACCGTGCCGTTTGCACGCTACGTGGTCATGAACCGCGGTACGCTGGCGATGCCATTCAAACGCTACCAGATCCAGCCCGTATGGCGTGCGGACCGCCCGCAAAAAGGCCGCTACCGCGAATTTTACCAATGCGATGCCGACGTGGTAGGCACCGATTCGCTCCTTTGCGAAGCGGAAATCGTAGGTCTTTTGCATGATATCCTGCCCGCATTGGGCATCAACGACTTCACCGTCAAGATCAATAACCGCAAGATCCTCACCGGCATTGCCGACATCATCGGCGCGCATGGCATGGAAGGGCCGCTTTGTGTGGCGATTGACAAATTGGATAAAATAGGGAAGGACAAGGTCGTTGAGGAACTACTCGAACGCGGTTTCGCTTCTGATAGTATCGATAAGCTCGAACCGATTTTCAGCCTTTCGGCCGACGAAGACCCGTTTACGGAGCTGAAAAGCTGGTTATCCGAATCGGAGGTGGCATTGAAAGGCATCCAGGAGCTGGAAGAAGTGTGGGCGATGGTGAAAATCCTGGGATTGGAAAATGCGAAGATCGAATTCGACGTGACACTCGCGCGCGGGCTCTCGTATTACACGGGCGCGATCTTCGAGGTGAAGGCGCATCATGTGCAGATCGGCAGCATTTCGGGCGGCGGGCGCTATGATAACCTGACGGGCACTTTCGGCGTGCCGGGCATTTCGGGCGTGGGCATTTCGCTCGGTGTGGACCGTATTTATGATGTGATGGAAGAACTGAACCTCTTCCCCGACAGCCAGACGACGAGCACGAAGGTGATGATCTCCAATTTCGATGAAGAGGCATTTACTTACGGGCTATCGATTTTGCCGAAATTCCGGAAAGCGGGCATCAACTCGGAGATTTACCCGGATTCGGTGAAGTTGAAAAAGCAGCTCGATTATGCCGACCGCAAGCGCATTCCGTTTGTGATCCTGATCGGTTCGGACGAAATACAATCCGGCCTGCTGACCCTGAAAAACATGAAAACCGGCGAGCAGCAGAAACTGAAAGCGGAAGATATCATAACTTTGCTCAACCGGTAA
- a CDS encoding class I SAM-dependent methyltransferase: protein MKSIISLVLRYIPRPYLQLVGHWAARLLSIFYTGSKVECPVCNSKYRKFLPYGRNTSSRENALCPSCLSLERHRLMALYMKRRTNFYTANLKVLHVAPEYCFIDRFEQMKNLDYITADIESPLAKVKMDIHQIPFEANTFDVAICNHVMEHVDDYILAMSELHRVLKPGGWALIQSPQDMKYEVTYEDPTITDPKEREIHFLQNDHLRLFGRNYGKELEKGGFKVTEDRFVMDELTKAEVQRYSLPGEEIVYFCQK from the coding sequence ATGAAATCCATCATTAGTTTAGTTCTGCGCTACATCCCGCGACCTTACCTCCAACTTGTCGGACACTGGGCTGCGCGGTTACTCAGCATCTTCTATACCGGCAGCAAAGTGGAATGCCCGGTTTGCAACAGCAAATACCGGAAGTTCCTCCCCTATGGCCGTAATACATCGAGCCGCGAGAATGCGCTGTGCCCCAGCTGCTTGTCGCTCGAACGCCACCGGCTCATGGCGCTGTATATGAAGCGCAGAACCAATTTTTACACCGCTAACCTGAAAGTCCTGCACGTAGCACCCGAATACTGTTTCATCGACCGTTTCGAGCAGATGAAAAACCTGGATTACATTACCGCCGACATCGAATCGCCCCTCGCGAAGGTGAAAATGGACATTCACCAGATCCCATTCGAAGCCAATACCTTCGACGTCGCCATTTGCAATCACGTCATGGAGCACGTAGATGACTATATTCTCGCCATGAGCGAACTTCACCGCGTCCTCAAACCGGGCGGCTGGGCATTGATCCAATCCCCGCAGGACATGAAATACGAAGTAACCTACGAAGACCCGACGATCACCGATCCCAAAGAACGCGAAATCCATTTCCTCCAAAACGACCACCTGCGCCTCTTCGGCCGTAACTACGGCAAAGAGCTCGAAAAAGGTGGTTTCAAGGTAACGGAAGACCGTTTTGTAATGGATGAATTGACAAAAGCAGAAGTGCAGCGGTATTCGTTGCCTGGGGAAGAGATTGTTTATTTCTGCCAGAAGTAA
- a CDS encoding glycosyltransferase produces the protein MTPRRYSIIIPVYNRPDELEELLACLAQQAYKNFEVVIVEDGSKIKADAVVASFADRLDIHYHYKENGGQGFARNHGFERAAGDYFILLDSDALIEPDYLSIVENRLNADYVDLYGGPDTDHPSFTPIQKAISYSMTSVFTTGGIRGKKNNMGGTFHPRSFNMGLSRKVWERTGGFLTSRMGEDILFSISALRLGFKSALIPEAFIYHKRRTQFGSFFRQLKFFGRARINIARYYPEELKLVHTFPLLFTLGVCSIPLWYFIFEPFFYLGLWFLGIYIALLFIDALRQTKRADVAVLSIGAAFTQLFGYGIGFLQEGWKRLWENKAHRETGAAIEYPS, from the coding sequence TTGACCCCCCGCCGCTACTCCATCATCATCCCTGTCTACAACCGCCCTGACGAGCTGGAAGAGCTTCTGGCGTGTCTGGCACAGCAGGCGTACAAAAATTTCGAAGTAGTAATCGTCGAAGATGGCTCCAAAATCAAAGCGGATGCCGTGGTAGCTTCATTTGCGGACAGGCTCGATATTCATTACCATTACAAAGAAAATGGCGGCCAGGGCTTTGCGCGTAACCATGGTTTCGAACGCGCGGCAGGCGATTATTTCATATTGCTCGATTCGGATGCATTGATTGAGCCGGACTATCTCTCGATCGTCGAGAATCGTTTGAATGCCGATTACGTGGATTTGTACGGTGGGCCTGATACGGATCACCCTTCATTTACACCTATCCAGAAGGCGATCAGTTACTCGATGACCTCGGTATTTACCACCGGGGGGATTCGCGGTAAGAAGAATAATATGGGCGGTACATTCCATCCGCGTAGCTTCAACATGGGCCTCTCGCGCAAGGTTTGGGAGCGCACGGGCGGGTTTCTCACGAGCCGGATGGGAGAGGATATTCTGTTCAGCATTTCGGCGCTGCGACTCGGATTTAAGTCCGCGTTGATTCCCGAAGCATTTATTTACCACAAGCGCAGGACGCAGTTCGGGTCGTTTTTCAGGCAGTTGAAATTCTTCGGCCGCGCGCGCATCAACATCGCCCGCTATTACCCCGAGGAATTGAAACTCGTGCATACATTCCCGTTACTGTTCACGCTGGGCGTTTGCAGCATTCCATTGTGGTACTTCATTTTCGAACCATTCTTCTACCTGGGGCTTTGGTTTCTCGGCATTTACATCGCATTGCTTTTCATTGATGCATTGCGCCAGACAAAGCGGGCGGACGTCGCTGTCCTGAGCATTGGAGCGGCATTTACGCAGCTTTTCGGCTACGGCATCGGATTCTTGCAGGAAGGCTGGAAGCGGCTTTGGGAAAATAAGGCCCACCGCGAAACAGGGGCGGCGATAGAGTATCCTTCGTGA